One Candidatus Limnocylindria bacterium genomic window, ATCTGCTTGTCGCCCATCAGCGTCGGCATCCACTCCAGCTTGAGCGGAACGAGATCCTTGCCCGTGATGACCGCAAGGACGCCGGGGATCGCGAGCGCCTTGCTGGTGTCGATCTTCAGGATGCGCGCGTGCGCGTACGGACTGCGCACGATGTCGAGGTAGACCATGCCGGGCAGCTTCACGTCATCGACGTAGTTGCCCCTGCCGCGTATGAACCTGGCGTCTTCCTTTCGCGCGACGGAGTGGCCGATGCCACCGATCTCGACCGCCATCGTCATGCCCTCCCCGCCGTGGCCGGCTCTTTCTCGGCCTTGGCCTCACGCATCGTCGCGCTTGCGTGCTGGATCGCCTTCACGATGTTCACGTACCCCGTGCAGCGGCACAGGTTGCCGGAGATGGCCTGGCGGATCTGCAGCTCCGTCGGCGCCGCGTTCCGTTCGAGCAGCGCGACCGAGGTCATCATCATCCCGGGCGTGCAGAAACCGCACTGGAGCCCGTGCTCCTTGGTGAAGCCCTCCTGGACTGCGTGAAGCACACCGTTCTGCTCCAGGCCCTCGACGGTCGACACGGTCCGGCCGCTCGCCTGCACCGCGAAGACGGTGCACGACTTCACCGGACGGCCGTCGAGGAGCACGGTGCACGCACCGCAGCTTGTCGTGTCGCACCCGATGTGCGTCCCGGTCAGCAGGAGGTTCTCGCGGATGAGGTGCACGAGAAGCAGGCGGGGCTCGACATCCGCTTCCCTTGAGGCACCGTTGATGGTGAGCTGCACGCGCATCTATTTGCCCCCCTTCGCTCGGGCGACCGCACGGCGCAGTGCTCGCGTCGTGAGGACGCGCACGACATCTCGCTTGTACTCGGCCGGCCCGCGAAGATCCGCCACCGGCTGCGACTCGGCCGCGGCAGCCTCGGCCGCTGCGGCGATGGCCCTGTCATCGGGCGCTCGGCCGCGGAGCGCCTCCTCGGCGTGGCGAGCGCGGATGGCCGTCGGTCCGACGTTCGTGAGTCCGATGCCCGCCGTCGCGACGCTGCCCTTGCCATCGAGTTGAAGGTGGGCGGCGACGCCCACGATCGCGAAGTCCCCGACCTTCCGCTCGAGCTTGATATACGCGCCACCGCTCTGCGCCTGGGCGCGCGGGATGCGGATCTCGGTGACGATCTCATCCGGAGCGAGCGACGTCGTGAAGGTGTCGACGAAGAAATCGTCGATCGGGATCACACGCTCTCCGCGGGGTCCGCGCGCCACGACCGACGCGCGAAGCGCGAGCAGCGTCGCGGGGTGGTCGTTCGCGGGGTCGGCATGCGCGACGTTGCCGCCCACGGTCGCGAGATTGCGCACGATCGGATCGGCGATGACCGCGGCGGTGTCCGCGACGATCGCATAGCGGTCACGAATGACCGCGCTCTCTTCGAGATCGGATTCGCGCGTTAGCGCCCCGATCCGAAGATCGCCGTTCTCGCGGACGTAGGCGAGGCCGCTGATGCGATTCAGATCGATGATCCGGGCCGGCTGCGCGAGCCGGAACTTCATGAGTGGGATCAGGCTCTGACCACCAGCGAGGACTTTCGCCTCGCCGCCTGATCTGGCCAACCGGTCGATGGCTTCTGCGAGCTCCGTCGGCGCTTCGTACTCGAACGCTGCCGGGATCATCGCTCCCTCCTTCTCCCTGCGCGGGCGCGCGCGTCAGCACCCGGTGTACGCGTGGGTGCGCGGTGCGGATGCGCGCGCAACGGCAGGGCCCCCCGCATTCTCCCCATCTTCGGACGGGCGGCAGGATGCTAGGCCGCACTGGTCACAGTGGCAATCGGCGCGGTGGCGCGCCCTAGCGCGGGATCAGGCTTCGAGCAGCCACTCGTGGCGACTGGACACGGTCGTGGGATACGAGCGCCAGCGCTCGGGCAGCATCGCCGCATTGCCGCGGCTGCGCACGCAGCGGCGGAGGATCAGGCCCAGGTCGGCGAGAGTGACGCGGCCGCGTTTGCGCGCCCACGTGGCGCGTAGCGCGACGATCGAGTCCAGGGCCTCGTTGGACGTCATCAGCGCACCACGCTGCTCGCGGGAGACGCGTGCATGGACCCACCGGTGGGGGGATTCACGGTCGCGGCGACGTTTCGGTCTCGCTCCATGCGAGCAGCCAGGCACACACCATGCCAACGGCGCCCGCCGCCGTTTTTGGTGCCTGTCAGGTATCAGCCGATACCGAGGGTTAGCCCCGAGCACGCTCCATCGCGCGCTCGAGCGCACGTCGCGCTTGGACCGTGACGAGGTGCTGGCGGAACACCGCTGACGCGGTGAGATCCGACAACGTCGTGACGCCGTCAGCCGCCCTGGCTACGGCCGCTGCGATCGCGCCGGCATCGCCGCGCGTGCCCGCGAGGGCGCGCTCAGCGGCGGTCGCACGGAACGGACCGGCGGCGGCGCCGGTCACGCCGATCGCGGCACGCTCCACCGTGCCGTCACCCTTCAGACCAACGACCGCGGCGACGCCGACGATCGCGAAGCCCGATGCGGGATGCGCGAACTTCGCGTACGCGCTACCCGAGCGGCCTGCCGGCGCGGGGAACCGGATCTCCACGACGATCTCGTTCGGTCCGAGCGCCGTCTCGAACGTGCCTTTGAAGAACTCGCGCGCTGGAATGTCGCGGCGGCCCTTTGGGCCGATGACGCGGACCGTGGCGTCGAACGCGAGAGTCGCCGCGGGTTCGTCCGCAGCTGGGTCGGCATGAGCGATGCTTCCTCCGATCGTGCCGCGCGAACGCACCTGCAGGTCGCCGACGGCCGCGGCCGCCTCCGCGAGAGCCCTGAGGGTCGAGGCGACCCTGGCGTTGTCGGCGATGGACCGGTGAGTCGCGAGCGCGCCGACGACGACCCAGCCGTCCTCGCTCTTGATCTCGCGCAGCGCGGCGATGCGACCGATATCCACGAGCAGCTCGGGCTCGGCCAGTCCGAGCTTCATGAGCGGAATGAGACTGTGGCCACCGGCCAGGATCTTGGCTTCGCCCGACCGGCCGAGTGCCCTGACCGCGTCATCGATGGTCGTTGGCGCTTCGTAGGTGAACGGATGCGTGATCATCGTCGTGCCTCCCCCGCCTTGCGTATCGCTTGCCACACCTTTTCTGCGGTCAGCGGCATGTCGATGTGCCTGATGCCCAGCGGAGACAGGGCGTCGATGACGGCGTTCACCATCGCGGGTGTCGATGCGATCGTGCCGGCCTCGCCGATGCCCTTGACGCCGAGCGGATTCGTCTTCGTGAGCGTCACGGTGTGATCGAGCGCGAACGCGGGAACATCCGCCGCCGTCGGGACGTGGTACTCCATCATGCTGCCGGACAGCAGCTGGCCGTTGTTGTCATAGACCGCGGTCTCGTACAGGGCTTGCCCGATACCCTGGGTGATCCCACCGTGGAGCTGGCCTTCGACGATCATCGGATTGATCTGCCGACCGCAGTCGTCGCACGCGGAATAGCGGATGATCTCGATCGATCCGGTCTCCGGGTCCACCTCCACCTCAGCGACGTGCGTGCCGAACGGGAACGTGAAGTTCGGTGGGTCGTAATAGGTCGTGGCCTCGAGCCCGGGCTCCATGCCCTCGGGCAGGTTCGATGCGAGATAGGCCGCCATCGAGATCTCACCGAACGCTTTCGCTTTCTCGGGCACGCCCTTCACGAAGACCTTGCCGCCCTGGACGACGACGTCCGCGGGAGAAGCCTCCAGCAGATGCGCGCCGATCTGGATGACCTTCTCGCGGATCTTCTGGGCAGCGTTGTGCACGGCGATGCCACCGACCGCGAGGCTTCGGCTGCCGAACGTGCCCACGCCCATGCCCGGCGACTCGAAGGTGTCACCGTGACGCACTTCTACGTCGTTCGGGGTGACCCCGATCGCGTCGGCGGCGATCTGCGCCCACGAGGTCTCGTGGCCCTGGCCGTGCGGCGAGGTACCGGTGAAGACCTGCACGGCACCGGTCGGATGGACGCGGATGCGCGCGCTCTCGTAGCCGCCCCAGCCCACACCGAGGGCGGAGTTCGCCTTCGAGGGCGCGAGACCGCAGATCTCGACGTAGCTCGAGAGTCCGATCCCGCGATATCTTCCGCGCGCCTTCGCCTCAGCGCGTCGATCCTCGAAGCCCTTGTAATCGGCCATCGCGAGCGCGCGGTCGAGCGCGGGCCCGTAGTCCCCGCTGTCGTACGTGATCCCACTGATCGTCGTGAAAGGGAATGCGTCGGGCGGGACGAAGTTCTTCCGACGGAGTTCCGCCGGGTCCATGCCGATCTCGTCGGCGAGACGGTCCATCGCGCGCTCGATGGCGAACGTCGCCTCGGGGCGTCCGGCGCCGCGGTAGGCGTCGACAGGGGTCGTGTTCGTGTACGCGCCTCTGACCTCGCAGTCGAACGCCGGGATGCGGTACGCGCCAGGAATGATGAAGGCGTGAAGGATCGTCGGGATGCCGGGCGCGAATGCCTGCAGGTACGCGCCCATGTTGGCGACGGTGCGGATACGTACGCCGAGCACGGTGCCGTCGCGCTTCGCGGCCACTTCGACGTCTTCGACGAGGTCCCGGCCGTGGATCGTGGCGAGGTAGCCCTCGCGCCGGTCCTCGGTCCACTTCACGGGACGGCCGAGCGTCCTCGCGAGGTGCGCGACGAGCAGCTCCTCGGCGTAGACCTGCAGCTTGCTCCCGAACCCGCCTCCCACCTCGGGCGCGATCACGCGCACCTTGTTCTGCGAAAGGCCCAGATTGACCGAGAGGATGAGCTGCACGAAGTGCGGGATCTGAGTGCTCGTCCACACGGTGAGCTCACCGGCCTCGAACTTCGCGACGACCGAGCGCGGCTCCATCGCGTTCGGGATGAGGCGCTGGTTGACGATGCGAAGCTTGACCGTCGCCTCGGCGTCACGGAACGCCTTGTCGATGTCGCCGCCCTTCACCGGATAGGTGAAGACGAGATTCGTCCCCAGCTCCTCGTGGAGGATGGGCGCGCCCGGCTCGAGCGCTTTCGTCGCGTCGACGACGACCGGCAGTGGCTCGTAATCGACCGTCACCAGGTCGGCCGCGCGCTTCGCAGCCTGACGCGTCTCGGCGACGACGGCGGCGATCGCGTCTCCGGCGTAGCGCGCCTTGTCGGTCGCGAGCGGCATGTGCTTCGTGCCGTTCAAACCGGGCACGGTGATGAACACGGGCAGCACGCCCGTCGCCTCCGCGTCCTTGCCGGTGACGACGGTCACGACGCCCGGCACCTTGCGCGCTGCCGCCGCGTCGATGCGCCGGATGCGCGCATGGGCGTGAGGACTGCGCACGAGCGAGACGTAGACCATGGCCGGGAGGGTCACGTCGTCAGTGAACGTGCCCCGGCCCTGGATGAGCTTCGGGTCTTCCTTGCGAGGAGTGCGCGTTCCGATATAGGTCGTCGGTGCGGTGGCGGTCATCTCTTCACCTCCGCCGGCGTCTTCATCGGCATCGCTGCGCCGCGCATCTCGGTCGCGGCCGAACGGACCGCGTTGACGATGTTGTGATAGCCGGTGCAGCGGCAGAGGTTCCCCTTGATCGCGTGGCGGATCTGGGCATCCGTCGGCGCGGGGGTCCGCGACAGGAGGTCGACCGCGGTGATCATCAGTCCCGGCGTGCAGAACCCGCACTGGAGCGCGTGCTCGGCGCTGAACGCGCGCTGGATCGGATGGAGCTCGCCATCCTTCGCGAGACCCTCGACCGTGAGGATCTCGGCGCCGTCCGCCTGGACCGCGAGCATGGTGCACGACTTCACCGCGTTGCCGTCGATCAGGACCGTGCACGCGCCGCACTGGCTCGTGTCACATCCGACGTGCGTCCCGGTGAGTCTCAGCGTTTCGCGTAGCAGCTCGACCAGGAGCAGTGATGGCTCGATCTCGATTTCGTGCTCGGTGCGATTGACCGTTACGGTGATCATGCCCACGCGACACCTCCCCATTACGTGCGCTACGGGATAGCGACGCAGCTCCCCAGCTTCGAGGCGGCGTCAGGCTAGTCCCGGCATCTCGAAGGGTCAAGCAACCATCCGCTGCGCTAGGCTCGGCGCGTGGCACGACCGGTCCGAGCAAGGAAGACCGAGGGCGTCTGGGCGATCGAGCATGGCCGCGCTCGACCGAAGCCGCGGCCGAACCGGCTGCGTCGTGTCGAGGATCTTCGGTACAACAACCCCTACGGCTACAAGATCGAACGCGTGTGGTTCGACGGACGCGTCGTGTTCGCGACCGAGCAGGGCGAGGTCGATGTCGACCCGAAGAAGGTGAAGGTCGCGCAGGAGTACCAGGTCGTCTACTCGGTCGAGCTGACGCCAAAGGGGAAACTTGCGGGCGGCATAGGACCGAAACGCGTCCCTGGCCAACTCAACATCTACGACTCCGTGCCGGGGATGAAGAAATACAGCGCGATCTGGCAGTTCAACTACGTCATCGTTCCGCGCGACTACGTCGCCAACACGCTTCGTTCGGAGCGCGATTGCCTACGCAGCGGCTACGACATCAAGAAGAGCGTCGTCTTCGAGAACTGACCGGTGCTCTAACGCCCGCGGTCGCGGGTGGTCAGAGCGGTTGCTGGTGGATCGGCCAGCTCTTCGCGTAGAGCGACTCGCCGATCGCGGGACGCACGAAGCCCGGGAGATTCCCAACGTGCCGATAGCCACGACGGCGGTAGAAGGCGCGCGCCCGCCGGTTCGTCGTCGTCACCAGGAGCACGAGATGGCGGCAGCCGGACGCGCGGGCTCTGCGCTCCGAGTCGGCCAGCAGCGCGGCTCCAACGCCGCGCGACTGCTGTCCCTCAGCGACGAGCAGGAGCCGCAGATAGGCCGCGCGATCGAGCGCCCGGGTCGTCATGACCCACGCGAGTCCGAGCGGTACGCCGCCTTCGAGCGCGACGAGAAGCTGGTCACGTTCCCGAAGCCCTTCGACAAGGCTCGAACGCGCTCCCCGCAGGGTCACGCCATAGCGCTGGAGGAGTGGTGATCGGGTCATCAGCCGAGCAAGTGCCGGGACGTGCGTTGGGGTGGCGCGAGTGATCCTCATCGTCGCTGAGGGTCCAGCGCATCGCGGAGTCCATCGCCAAGAAGGTTGAAGCCCAGCACCGCGATCATGATCGCCAGCCCCGGAAAGATCGCCAGGTGGGTCGCGAATTCCAGGTACTGGCGGCCCTCGCTGAGCATCACGCCCCACGACGGCGCGGGAGGCTGCGCCGAGAGCCCGAGGAACGACAGCGCCCCTTCTGTGAGCACCGCCCAGGAGAGCGCGAGGCTGACCTGCACGATGAGCGTCGACAAGAGGTTGGGCAGGATGTGGCGTATCACGATGCGCGGCCCGGTCGCGCCGACCGCGCGCGCCGCCTCCACGAACTCGCGCGCCTTCAGCGCGAGCACCGGGCCGCGGACCACGCGCGCGAAGATGGGCGTGTACACGACCGCGATGGCCACGATGACGTTGTTCGGATCCGGCCCGAGCGCGGCGACGATCCCGAGCGCGAGGAGGATCGCGGGGAACGCGAAGAACACGTCGAGGACTCGCCCGATGGCCATGTCCGCGAGTCCTCCGAGGTAGCCGGACACCAGTCCGAGCGTCCCGCCGACGATCGTCGCGATCGCGACCGATAGGACAGCGACGCGGATCGAGAGTCGCGCACCGAACATGATCCGGCTCAGAAGATCGCGGCCGAGCGCATCCGTGCCGAATGGGAATTCGGGCGACGGACCCACGAGGCGCTGCGTCGAGATCTGCAGCGGATCGCGCAGCGGAAGGAACGAGACCGTCAGCGCGATGCCCACGTAGACGAGGACCATCGCAAGACCGATGAGCGCGACGGGCTCGCGCACGATGGCCGCGCCGATGCCGGCGAGGCCGAAGGATCGGACCGCCGCGGCGGGCCTAGGTGAGGCGGATTCGGGGATCCAGGTAGCCATAGAGCAGGTCCACGATGATGTTGACAAGGACGAAGAGGATCGCGATCACGAGCACGCCCCCTTGAACGAGCGCGTAGTCGCGTTGCACGATCGCGGCGAGCAGCATCCGGCCGACGCCGGGGATCGAGAAGATCTCCTCGACGACGACCGCGCCACCGAGCAGTTGGCCGACCTGGATGCCGAGGAGCGTGACGACGACGATCAGGCCGTTCCTCAGGACGTGCCGTCGGATGATCAGCCCGCCCGGAAGCCCTTTCGCCCACGCCGTCCGCACGTAGTCCGCGCCGAGCACGTCGAGCATCGCCGAGCGGGTCATCCGCATCGTCGCTGCCGCGAGCGCGACACCGAGCGTCACCGCCGGCAACACGATGAGCGCAAGGTTTGCCAGCGGATCGCGGATGAAGTCGACGTAGCCTCCGGTGTTGGGAAGCCACCGCAGATACAGCGAGAGCAGCACGATGATGAGCGTTCCGAGCCAGAAGCTGGGCAGCGAAAGCCCGATGAGCCCACCGATGCGCGCGACGACGTCGACGCGCGAACGAGATCGCATCGCGGACAGGAGGCCGAGCGGCAGGCCGATGAGGACCGCGATCAGCGTGGCCGCGGCCGCGAGCTCGAGCGTTGCCGGCAGCCGCTCGGCGATCTCGACGAGCACCGGCCGCCCGGTGCGTATCGAGTAGCCGAAGTCACCATGCAGCAGCGACGTGAGCCAGGTCCAGTACTGCTGGTAC contains:
- a CDS encoding (2Fe-2S)-binding protein → MRVQLTINGASREADVEPRLLLVHLIRENLLLTGTHIGCDTTSCGACTVLLDGRPVKSCTVFAVQASGRTVSTVEGLEQNGVLHAVQEGFTKEHGLQCGFCTPGMMMTSVALLERNAAPTELQIRQAISGNLCRCTGYVNIVKAIQHASATMREAKAEKEPATAGRA
- a CDS encoding (2Fe-2S)-binding protein, which encodes MITVTVNRTEHEIEIEPSLLLVELLRETLRLTGTHVGCDTSQCGACTVLIDGNAVKSCTMLAVQADGAEILTVEGLAKDGELHPIQRAFSAEHALQCGFCTPGLMITAVDLLSRTPAPTDAQIRHAIKGNLCRCTGYHNIVNAVRSAATEMRGAAMPMKTPAEVKR
- a CDS encoding ABC transporter permease gives rise to the protein MGRYLATRLLGAIPTLLGVSVLTFLFIRLIPGDAIAARLGTSTALTPEQLASLRAYFGLDQPLYQQYWTWLTSLLHGDFGYSIRTGRPVLVEIAERLPATLELAAAATLIAVLIGLPLGLLSAMRSRSRVDVVARIGGLIGLSLPSFWLGTLIIVLLSLYLRWLPNTGGYVDFIRDPLANLALIVLPAVTLGVALAAATMRMTRSAMLDVLGADYVRTAWAKGLPGGLIIRRHVLRNGLIVVVTLLGIQVGQLLGGAVVVEEIFSIPGVGRMLLAAIVQRDYALVQGGVLVIAILFVLVNIIVDLLYGYLDPRIRLT
- a CDS encoding ABC transporter permease produces the protein MATWIPESASPRPAAAVRSFGLAGIGAAIVREPVALIGLAMVLVYVGIALTVSFLPLRDPLQISTQRLVGPSPEFPFGTDALGRDLLSRIMFGARLSIRVAVLSVAIATIVGGTLGLVSGYLGGLADMAIGRVLDVFFAFPAILLALGIVAALGPDPNNVIVAIAVVYTPIFARVVRGPVLALKAREFVEAARAVGATGPRIVIRHILPNLLSTLIVQVSLALSWAVLTEGALSFLGLSAQPPAPSWGVMLSEGRQYLEFATHLAIFPGLAIMIAVLGFNLLGDGLRDALDPQRR
- a CDS encoding xanthine dehydrogenase family protein subunit M, coding for MIPAAFEYEAPTELAEAIDRLARSGGEAKVLAGGQSLIPLMKFRLAQPARIIDLNRISGLAYVRENGDLRIGALTRESDLEESAVIRDRYAIVADTAAVIADPIVRNLATVGGNVAHADPANDHPATLLALRASVVARGPRGERVIPIDDFFVDTFTTSLAPDEIVTEIRIPRAQAQSGGAYIKLERKVGDFAIVGVAAHLQLDGKGSVATAGIGLTNVGPTAIRARHAEEALRGRAPDDRAIAAAAEAAAAESQPVADLRGPAEYKRDVVRVLTTRALRRAVARAKGGK
- a CDS encoding GNAT family N-acetyltransferase, whose translation is MRITRATPTHVPALARLMTRSPLLQRYGVTLRGARSSLVEGLRERDQLLVALEGGVPLGLAWVMTTRALDRAAYLRLLLVAEGQQSRGVGAALLADSERRARASGCRHLVLLVTTTNRRARAFYRRRGYRHVGNLPGFVRPAIGESLYAKSWPIHQQPL
- a CDS encoding xanthine dehydrogenase family protein subunit M: MITHPFTYEAPTTIDDAVRALGRSGEAKILAGGHSLIPLMKLGLAEPELLVDIGRIAALREIKSEDGWVVVGALATHRSIADNARVASTLRALAEAAAAVGDLQVRSRGTIGGSIAHADPAADEPAATLAFDATVRVIGPKGRRDIPAREFFKGTFETALGPNEIVVEIRFPAPAGRSGSAYAKFAHPASGFAIVGVAAVVGLKGDGTVERAAIGVTGAAAGPFRATAAERALAGTRGDAGAIAAAVARAADGVTTLSDLTASAVFRQHLVTVQARRALERAMERARG
- a CDS encoding xanthine dehydrogenase family protein molybdopterin-binding subunit — protein: MTATAPTTYIGTRTPRKEDPKLIQGRGTFTDDVTLPAMVYVSLVRSPHAHARIRRIDAAAARKVPGVVTVVTGKDAEATGVLPVFITVPGLNGTKHMPLATDKARYAGDAIAAVVAETRQAAKRAADLVTVDYEPLPVVVDATKALEPGAPILHEELGTNLVFTYPVKGGDIDKAFRDAEATVKLRIVNQRLIPNAMEPRSVVAKFEAGELTVWTSTQIPHFVQLILSVNLGLSQNKVRVIAPEVGGGFGSKLQVYAEELLVAHLARTLGRPVKWTEDRREGYLATIHGRDLVEDVEVAAKRDGTVLGVRIRTVANMGAYLQAFAPGIPTILHAFIIPGAYRIPAFDCEVRGAYTNTTPVDAYRGAGRPEATFAIERAMDRLADEIGMDPAELRRKNFVPPDAFPFTTISGITYDSGDYGPALDRALAMADYKGFEDRRAEAKARGRYRGIGLSSYVEICGLAPSKANSALGVGWGGYESARIRVHPTGAVQVFTGTSPHGQGHETSWAQIAADAIGVTPNDVEVRHGDTFESPGMGVGTFGSRSLAVGGIAVHNAAQKIREKVIQIGAHLLEASPADVVVQGGKVFVKGVPEKAKAFGEISMAAYLASNLPEGMEPGLEATTYYDPPNFTFPFGTHVAEVEVDPETGSIEIIRYSACDDCGRQINPMIVEGQLHGGITQGIGQALYETAVYDNNGQLLSGSMMEYHVPTAADVPAFALDHTVTLTKTNPLGVKGIGEAGTIASTPAMVNAVIDALSPLGIRHIDMPLTAEKVWQAIRKAGEARR